The following coding sequences lie in one Halodesulfovibrio sp. MK-HDV genomic window:
- the trmFO gene encoding methylenetetrahydrofolate--tRNA-(uracil(54)-C(5))-methyltransferase (FADH(2)-oxidizing) TrmFO, with protein MSELSNIAIIGGGLAGCECARKLSRAGVAVTIFEMKPEQYSPAHSYEGLAELVCSNSFRSDQPDAAVGILKQEMRDLDSLVLEAAEATSVPAGKALAVNRELFSDYITKAINEDENITLVHKEITSLKAEELAGFDAIVLAAGPLASASLSESLAESIDATHLYFYDAIAPIIAADSVNMDIAFWGSRYNPEDNDYLNCAMNEEEYHALREALIAGDKAPTKDFEKEIHFEGCMPIEALAERGEMTLAFGSFKPVGFTDPRTGERPFALVQLRTENLNKSMFNLVGCQTKLKYKEQDRIFRMIPGLENAEFIRYGSVHRNTYVNAPKTLTNELALKNHPTIFLAGQITGVEGYVESAASGLWLGTMLAAKAKDLPLAEPPAETCLGGLLAHLRTEQKNFQPANVQFGLTPALNRKARKKERKALYAQRAREAFTAWLEEQKETLDDCCL; from the coding sequence GTGTCAGAACTATCCAATATCGCTATTATCGGCGGCGGACTTGCAGGCTGTGAATGTGCTCGCAAACTATCCCGAGCCGGAGTCGCTGTTACTATATTTGAAATGAAACCGGAGCAGTATTCTCCGGCACATAGCTACGAAGGTCTTGCAGAACTTGTTTGTTCCAACTCCTTCCGCTCCGATCAGCCGGATGCTGCTGTAGGCATTCTAAAACAGGAAATGCGTGATCTCGACAGTCTTGTGCTCGAAGCAGCAGAAGCTACGAGTGTTCCAGCCGGTAAAGCACTGGCTGTAAACCGCGAACTGTTTAGTGACTACATCACAAAAGCTATCAACGAGGATGAAAACATCACCCTCGTACACAAAGAAATTACTTCCCTGAAAGCTGAAGAGCTTGCAGGGTTCGATGCAATAGTACTTGCAGCCGGTCCACTGGCAAGTGCCAGCCTCAGCGAATCTCTTGCTGAGTCCATTGATGCAACACATCTCTATTTCTATGACGCTATCGCTCCGATCATCGCAGCCGATTCCGTTAATATGGATATTGCATTCTGGGGTTCCCGTTACAATCCGGAAGATAACGACTACCTCAACTGCGCAATGAACGAAGAAGAGTATCATGCTCTTCGCGAAGCGCTGATTGCCGGCGACAAAGCACCTACAAAAGATTTCGAAAAAGAAATTCATTTTGAAGGTTGTATGCCGATTGAAGCACTTGCAGAACGCGGTGAAATGACCCTCGCTTTTGGTTCTTTCAAACCTGTCGGCTTCACAGATCCACGCACTGGCGAACGTCCTTTCGCGTTGGTTCAGCTCCGTACAGAAAACTTGAACAAGTCCATGTTCAACCTTGTAGGTTGCCAGACAAAACTCAAGTACAAAGAGCAGGATAGAATCTTCCGCATGATTCCGGGTCTGGAAAATGCAGAATTCATCCGCTATGGCAGCGTTCATCGTAACACTTACGTGAATGCGCCAAAAACTCTGACCAACGAGCTTGCACTTAAAAATCATCCAACAATCTTCCTCGCCGGTCAGATCACTGGTGTAGAAGGATATGTTGAATCCGCAGCCTCAGGTCTGTGGCTTGGCACCATGCTCGCCGCAAAAGCAAAAGATCTTCCGCTTGCAGAACCGCCGGCAGAAACCTGCCTCGGAGGCTTGCTTGCCCATCTGCGTACTGAGCAGAAAAACTTCCAGCCTGCAAACGTTCAGTTCGGTCTTACTCCGGCACTGAATCGTAAAGCACGCAAAAAGGAACGCAAAGCACTCTACGCACAGCGTGCACGCGAAGCCTTTACCGCATGGCTCGAAGAGCAAAAAGAAACGCTCGACGACTGCTGCTTATAG
- the glgP gene encoding alpha-glucan family phosphorylase yields MQPLKIFNVIPKLPEGLEDLWKLAYNFRFTWCGYTDNVFKQIDQQLWSTTSHNPLLFLHLVDPNRLNAVAKDPFFQSQLKLTIDTLNEYFEERPSPIIEDASPENPAVAYFSFEFGVASCMPIYSGGLGILAGDHLKSASDLNIPLVGVGLLYKHGYYRQYLTPDGWQQESYPDLDFDQIPILPLEDENGKHVHISIPLGKQKLQAQIWKAQVGRITLLLMDTEIPENPPELRIITASLYGGDKEMRLWQEILLGIGGMKVLDVAGYHPQVIHMNEGHSAFAGVERIRSFMQKGLSFESASEIVASSSVFTTHTPVPAGNDRFSPELMEKYFSDYARDLGLAFKVFLSFGRENPFDDQEEFCMTVLALKLSRFNNGVSKLHKHVSRKMWKALWPLYPLDDIPISALTNGIHAPTWTADDMREVYDRYLGTNWREDPDSKTLWSRAANISDAELWRTHERLRARLVDFARRRLRAQLQAHGARKQEIQNADEILNPQALTIGFARRFATYKRANLIMREKDKLLRLFKDVDRPIQFVFAGKAHPADSDGKKYIKEVVSTCRSLDYRFHMVFLEDYDIEIAKHMLAGCDVWLNTPRRPFEACGTSGMKAIFNGVLTFSTLDGWWDEAYLPDNSIGWAIGKGEEYSDPDYQDYVELRTLFNVLEFEIIPEFYDRGRGGLPRQWIRRMKKAITTLGPEFNSHRMVMDYVRKAYKPAYDNYNNLSRYDFQPARELADWRNDIMTKWGGIDLRNAHIEILEETFVGQSIRISVDVKLNGIHRDNISAEAYFGQVQQDGDFVSRNIKKLTPKGDTDADGWQHFEGKVTPTKPGRFGYTIRIIPTNPLLIDPRALGLIRWAVPQETS; encoded by the coding sequence ATGCAGCCGTTAAAGATATTCAATGTAATTCCAAAACTACCAGAAGGTCTGGAAGACTTATGGAAGCTTGCCTATAACTTTCGTTTCACGTGGTGTGGATACACCGATAACGTCTTCAAACAAATAGACCAACAACTATGGTCAACCACAAGTCATAACCCACTACTATTCCTGCACCTTGTTGACCCTAACCGCTTGAATGCTGTTGCAAAAGATCCGTTTTTCCAGTCGCAGCTTAAACTTACTATTGATACCCTCAACGAATATTTTGAAGAGCGTCCATCACCAATTATTGAAGATGCATCACCAGAAAATCCAGCGGTTGCGTATTTCAGTTTTGAATTCGGTGTGGCTAGTTGCATGCCAATCTATTCTGGCGGATTAGGAATTCTCGCTGGTGACCATCTGAAATCTGCGTCGGATTTAAACATTCCGCTTGTGGGCGTCGGCCTGCTCTACAAACATGGGTACTACCGTCAGTATCTCACACCGGATGGCTGGCAACAGGAATCCTATCCTGATCTCGATTTTGACCAAATTCCGATTCTTCCATTGGAAGATGAGAATGGTAAACATGTGCACATTTCTATCCCGCTTGGTAAGCAAAAACTGCAAGCGCAGATTTGGAAAGCACAGGTTGGCCGCATTACCTTATTACTTATGGATACAGAAATTCCTGAGAACCCACCTGAGCTTCGCATCATCACTGCCAGTCTTTATGGTGGAGATAAAGAAATGCGTCTCTGGCAGGAAATTCTGCTTGGTATTGGCGGCATGAAAGTACTCGACGTCGCTGGATATCATCCTCAAGTTATCCATATGAATGAAGGGCATTCTGCGTTTGCAGGAGTTGAACGAATTCGATCGTTTATGCAGAAGGGGCTTTCGTTTGAATCCGCATCCGAGATTGTTGCTTCAAGTTCTGTATTCACCACACATACTCCTGTTCCAGCTGGTAACGACAGATTCAGTCCGGAACTTATGGAAAAATATTTTTCTGATTACGCACGAGATTTAGGGTTAGCATTCAAAGTATTTCTGTCATTCGGACGTGAAAACCCGTTTGATGATCAGGAAGAATTCTGCATGACCGTGCTTGCACTCAAGCTTTCCCGTTTCAACAACGGTGTGTCCAAATTGCATAAGCATGTTTCGCGCAAAATGTGGAAGGCCCTCTGGCCGCTCTACCCACTTGATGACATACCAATTTCGGCGCTCACAAATGGTATCCATGCTCCAACATGGACAGCAGATGACATGCGCGAAGTGTATGACAGATATTTAGGCACCAACTGGCGGGAAGATCCAGACAGCAAAACACTCTGGAGCCGTGCCGCAAATATTTCCGACGCAGAGTTATGGCGCACGCATGAACGTCTTCGTGCACGTCTTGTAGACTTTGCACGCCGTCGTCTTCGTGCCCAGCTGCAAGCACATGGTGCACGCAAACAGGAGATTCAAAACGCAGATGAAATCCTCAACCCGCAAGCATTAACTATCGGATTTGCCAGACGTTTTGCCACATACAAACGCGCCAACCTTATTATGCGTGAAAAAGACAAACTCCTACGGCTCTTCAAAGATGTTGATCGCCCTATTCAGTTTGTTTTTGCAGGAAAAGCGCATCCCGCAGACAGCGACGGAAAAAAGTACATCAAAGAGGTTGTATCTACCTGCCGTAGTCTCGACTACCGGTTCCACATGGTTTTTCTGGAAGATTATGACATTGAGATTGCTAAGCACATGCTTGCAGGTTGCGATGTATGGCTCAACACCCCGCGCAGGCCTTTTGAAGCATGCGGCACTAGTGGTATGAAGGCTATTTTTAACGGTGTACTCACATTCAGCACGCTTGATGGCTGGTGGGATGAAGCATATTTACCGGACAACAGTATCGGATGGGCAATCGGTAAAGGTGAAGAGTATTCTGATCCAGACTATCAGGATTACGTTGAACTGCGCACGCTTTTCAATGTACTTGAATTTGAGATCATACCGGAATTTTATGATCGTGGACGTGGCGGACTTCCTCGACAATGGATTCGACGCATGAAAAAAGCGATTACCACGCTGGGACCGGAGTTTAACTCGCACCGTATGGTCATGGATTACGTTCGCAAAGCCTATAAACCGGCATACGACAACTACAACAATTTATCCCGTTATGACTTCCAGCCAGCACGAGAACTTGCAGATTGGCGTAATGATATAATGACCAAATGGGGTGGGATTGATCTACGCAACGCTCACATAGAAATTTTGGAAGAAACCTTTGTGGGGCAATCCATTCGCATAAGTGTTGATGTGAAACTTAACGGCATTCATCGTGACAACATCTCTGCTGAAGCTTACTTCGGACAAGTGCAGCAGGACGGAGACTTTGTTTCTCGAAACATTAAAAAACTGACTCCAAAAGGTGATACAGACGCTGACGGCTGGCAACATTTTGAAGGGAAAGTTACCCCTACAAAACCGGGTAGGTTCGGTTACACAATCCGCATTATCCCAACGAATCCACTTCTTATTGACCCGCGCGCTCTTGGACTTATCCGCTGGGCAGTACCGCAGGAAACGTCCTGA
- the dut gene encoding dUTP diphosphatase encodes MTLQLNVRFLRDSAAELYGAGVTANADNDGVCGLAYATPCSAGLDLRACFEEETIMIPAGGRFPIPAGIAIDPQCNTVAGFIYSRSGLGTKKGLTVSQGVGVVDPDYRGEIFISLLNTSGEDRVITRGERVAQLVFQPFFRAQISVVNSLEETERGEGGFGHTGTM; translated from the coding sequence ATGACATTACAGTTGAATGTACGCTTTTTACGTGACTCAGCTGCTGAATTATATGGTGCCGGCGTTACTGCGAATGCAGATAATGATGGTGTGTGCGGTCTTGCTTACGCAACCCCTTGTTCTGCGGGGTTGGATTTGCGAGCCTGTTTTGAAGAAGAGACAATTATGATTCCTGCCGGTGGTCGTTTTCCGATTCCAGCCGGTATTGCCATAGATCCGCAGTGTAATACTGTGGCAGGATTTATTTATTCCCGCAGCGGTCTTGGCACAAAAAAGGGATTAACTGTCAGTCAGGGCGTCGGGGTTGTTGATCCTGATTACCGTGGCGAAATTTTTATCTCATTATTAAATACTTCCGGCGAAGACCGAGTGATTACACGTGGCGAACGTGTGGCGCAGCTGGTTTTTCAGCCGTTTTTCCGTGCGCAGATTTCTGTAGTGAATTCACTGGAAGAAACTGAGCGTGGCGAAGGTGGTTTCGGGCATACCGGAACAATGTAA
- a CDS encoding aspartate aminotransferase family protein gives MSTSFDALKHREEKLLCRTYGRYPIAIKRGEGARLYDFEGKEYIDLLAGIAVTNIGHCRPELADVMAEQARKLVHVSNLFYQEEQLELAEKILATCHFDKAFFCNSGAEANEAAIKICRRYAQRVKGREAGDIITFTGAFHGRTLATVAATGQAKFADGFAPIPQGFTQVAWGDLTALEEAITDSTAGVLVEVIQGEGGIRPMTPEFAKGVERLCREKGILFMVDEIQTGLCRTGKFWAHQLFDLKPDVMTCAKALANGLPMGAMLCTDEVAQGFEPGSHATTFGAGAVLSAVASKVIDIMVDDKLAEHAHELGEYAMNTFREIGVRHPGTIDEVRGYGLMIGIVLAEDGQDVWDALIERGFILNLTQGRVLRLVPPLVISKEDIDVFAGALEELLSRK, from the coding sequence ATGAGTACTAGTTTTGATGCATTGAAACATCGTGAAGAAAAGCTTTTATGCCGCACCTATGGGCGCTATCCAATAGCTATTAAGCGAGGCGAAGGTGCTCGTTTGTATGACTTTGAAGGCAAAGAGTATATTGATCTGTTAGCCGGAATCGCCGTGACCAACATTGGTCATTGTCGACCGGAACTTGCAGATGTGATGGCTGAACAGGCGCGAAAACTCGTGCATGTAAGTAACCTGTTTTATCAGGAAGAGCAGCTTGAGCTTGCAGAAAAGATTCTTGCTACTTGTCATTTTGACAAAGCATTTTTCTGTAACTCCGGTGCTGAAGCAAACGAAGCAGCAATCAAAATTTGCCGACGATATGCACAGCGGGTTAAAGGACGTGAAGCCGGTGACATTATTACTTTTACCGGTGCATTCCACGGTAGAACACTGGCAACAGTGGCAGCCACAGGGCAAGCAAAATTTGCCGATGGTTTTGCCCCAATCCCGCAAGGTTTTACGCAGGTTGCGTGGGGTGATTTGACAGCACTCGAAGAAGCTATCACCGATTCTACAGCAGGTGTGCTTGTGGAAGTTATTCAGGGTGAGGGCGGTATTCGCCCAATGACTCCCGAGTTCGCTAAAGGCGTTGAACGTCTTTGCCGCGAAAAGGGCATCCTGTTTATGGTAGATGAAATTCAAACAGGTCTGTGCCGTACTGGTAAATTCTGGGCGCATCAACTGTTTGATTTGAAACCGGACGTGATGACTTGTGCAAAGGCTCTCGCAAACGGTCTACCAATGGGTGCCATGCTGTGTACTGATGAAGTCGCACAGGGGTTTGAACCGGGAAGCCACGCTACAACATTTGGTGCTGGTGCAGTTCTTTCTGCTGTTGCTTCCAAAGTTATTGATATCATGGTGGATGATAAGCTTGCGGAACACGCGCATGAGCTTGGTGAATATGCCATGAATACATTCCGCGAAATTGGTGTCCGTCATCCTGGAACCATTGATGAAGTTCGTGGTTATGGCCTTATGATCGGGATCGTACTCGCGGAAGATGGGCAGGATGTTTGGGATGCCCTTATTGAGCGTGGTTTCATTTTGAACCTGACTCAAGGACGCGTTTTACGTCTTGTTCCACCACTGGTAATTTCAAAAGAAGACATTGATGTCTTTGCAGGAGCACTCGAAGAGTTACTCTCTCGAAAATAG
- a CDS encoding amino acid ABC transporter ATP-binding protein, producing the protein MAMIEIKDINKWYGDFHVLKNVSEKVEQGEVLVICGPSGSGKSTFIRCINRLEEIQKGEILLEGHSIHSDDVNVNDLRTEVGMVFQQFNLYPHLSVLENVTLAPIKVRNMPKGQAEELAMKLLERVGIHDQASKYPIELSGGQQQRVAIARALAMKPKVMLFDEPTSALDPEMINEVLNAMKDLAREGMTMLCVTHEMGFAREVADRVIFMDGGEIVEEGTPEHFFRNPQQERTKAFLKEIL; encoded by the coding sequence ATGGCGATGATTGAAATCAAAGATATCAACAAATGGTATGGCGACTTTCACGTACTTAAAAACGTGAGCGAAAAAGTTGAACAAGGCGAAGTTCTTGTTATTTGTGGCCCTTCAGGCTCTGGTAAATCGACTTTTATTCGTTGTATCAACCGCCTTGAAGAAATCCAGAAAGGCGAAATTCTGCTTGAAGGACATTCCATTCATTCAGATGACGTTAATGTAAACGACTTACGTACAGAAGTGGGCATGGTTTTTCAGCAGTTCAACCTGTACCCGCACCTGAGTGTTCTTGAAAACGTAACACTTGCACCAATTAAAGTGCGCAACATGCCTAAAGGGCAGGCTGAAGAGCTTGCAATGAAATTACTTGAGCGTGTTGGCATTCATGATCAGGCCAGCAAATATCCTATCGAATTATCAGGTGGACAGCAGCAGCGCGTAGCTATTGCCCGTGCGCTTGCTATGAAACCTAAGGTAATGCTGTTTGACGAGCCTACATCTGCACTTGACCCTGAGATGATTAACGAAGTTCTCAACGCTATGAAAGATCTTGCGCGTGAAGGCATGACTATGCTTTGCGTAACTCACGAAATGGGCTTTGCCCGTGAAGTTGCTGATCGCGTAATCTTTATGGATGGCGGTGAGATTGTAGAAGAGGGTACGCCGGAGCATTTCTTCCGCAACCCGCAGCAAGAGCGAACAAAGGCTTTCTTGAAGGAAATCCTCTAG
- a CDS encoding ABC transporter substrate-binding protein: MKRFVLMALTLCLVLACTTAFAGKIDDIKARGALVCGVKDSVVPFGYVDQASSQLVGFDVDICRAIAKDLGVELQLKTVTSSTRIPMVINGQIDIAAATMTHKHARDEVIDFSITYFMDGQKLLVAKDSGIKSAADLAGKKIATVKGSTSEKNIKTAQPKARVISFDEYPQAFLALKQGKAVAVTTDSTILLGLKNSAPDPTKWAIVGDYIAAEPYGLGIAENDSDFRDLINKTLNDLWRSGEYQKIYNKWFGKDSNYYLPLTWQMELWP; the protein is encoded by the coding sequence ATGAAACGTTTTGTGCTGATGGCATTGACTTTATGTCTCGTACTGGCCTGCACTACTGCTTTTGCGGGTAAAATTGACGACATTAAAGCACGCGGTGCCTTAGTTTGTGGCGTTAAAGATTCAGTAGTTCCTTTCGGTTACGTTGACCAGGCATCAAGCCAACTTGTTGGTTTTGATGTAGATATTTGTCGCGCAATCGCAAAAGATCTTGGCGTAGAACTGCAGCTTAAGACTGTTACTTCCTCCACACGTATTCCGATGGTAATTAACGGTCAGATTGATATCGCCGCTGCTACCATGACACATAAGCATGCTCGTGATGAAGTTATTGACTTCTCCATCACATATTTCATGGATGGTCAGAAACTGCTCGTTGCTAAAGATTCCGGCATCAAGTCTGCTGCTGATCTCGCAGGTAAAAAAATTGCGACTGTAAAAGGTTCTACTTCTGAGAAAAATATTAAAACTGCTCAGCCTAAAGCGCGCGTAATTTCTTTTGATGAATACCCGCAGGCATTCCTTGCTCTCAAGCAGGGCAAAGCAGTTGCAGTAACTACTGACTCAACTATTCTTCTCGGCCTTAAAAACTCTGCTCCAGACCCAACTAAATGGGCAATCGTTGGCGATTACATTGCTGCAGAACCTTACGGTCTCGGCATTGCAGAAAACGATTCCGATTTCCGTGATCTTATCAACAAAACTTTGAACGACCTGTGGCGCTCTGGTGAATACCAGAAGATCTACAACAAATGGTTCGGCAAAGACTCCAACTACTACCTGCCTCTTACTTGGCAGATGGAATTGTGGCCGTAA
- a CDS encoding amino acid ABC transporter permease, which yields MNYTFDWNKVLTGEYLDWIISGVGVTLQISVVSLIIALLLGTAIAVMRMTKVKPLIWFSAAFTEFFRNTPLLVQIFFWYFGADSFLPRFVLDWLYQQDFEFCAGVIALSVYSAAFIAEEIRAGVNSIPKNQLEASRACGLTFVQAMRYVILPQAFRIIVPPMISQALNLVKNSSLCMTIGVAELTYMARQIESYTFRGFEAFTVSTLIYLCISLIVSFSINFYNKRFLRAVSY from the coding sequence TTGAATTATACGTTCGATTGGAATAAAGTCCTTACCGGAGAATATCTGGATTGGATTATTAGTGGGGTTGGCGTTACTCTGCAGATTTCTGTGGTGTCGCTTATTATTGCTCTACTGCTTGGTACTGCCATTGCTGTAATGCGTATGACAAAGGTTAAACCGCTTATTTGGTTTAGCGCTGCGTTTACTGAATTTTTCCGTAATACTCCTCTTCTTGTACAAATATTTTTTTGGTACTTCGGCGCGGATAGTTTTCTTCCGCGTTTTGTTCTGGATTGGCTCTATCAGCAGGACTTTGAGTTCTGTGCTGGTGTTATTGCATTATCTGTTTATTCCGCGGCATTTATTGCTGAAGAAATTCGCGCCGGTGTAAACTCTATTCCTAAAAACCAGCTTGAAGCATCCCGCGCATGTGGTCTCACGTTTGTGCAGGCTATGCGGTATGTTATTTTACCTCAGGCATTCAGAATTATTGTGCCGCCTATGATTTCACAGGCACTTAACCTAGTTAAAAACTCTTCCCTTTGTATGACTATCGGTGTTGCAGAGTTGACTTACATGGCACGACAGATTGAATCGTATACCTTCCGTGGTTTCGAAGCATTTACTGTCAGTACCCTTATTTATCTTTGCATTTCGCTGATAGTTTCTTTCTCCATTAACTTTTACAACAAACGCTTCTTGCGTGCTGTTAGCTACTAG
- a CDS encoding amino acid ABC transporter permease gives MQWDIVIDNFPYLLWGAYPNGPLGGMALSILLSIGGIFGAFWIGLAAGLMRLSKRWYVKLLSVIYIEVIRGVPLLMLIFWFYFLAPIVLGKTLPEAESALVAFTVFTGAYIAEIVRAGVIALPKGQMEASRAGGLTHLQAMRYVILPQALRNMIPSFVNQFVSLTKDTSLAYVIGVVELTRAAVQINNRTLSAPMEIYLTILVMYFVICYVLTALSRKLEKKMARYQARG, from the coding sequence ATGCAATGGGATATTGTAATAGATAACTTTCCGTACCTTCTTTGGGGTGCGTATCCTAATGGCCCGCTTGGCGGTATGGCACTGAGTATTCTGCTTTCTATCGGCGGCATCTTCGGTGCATTCTGGATCGGCCTTGCTGCTGGTTTGATGCGTCTTTCCAAGCGTTGGTATGTTAAGCTGCTTTCTGTCATTTATATTGAAGTGATTCGTGGCGTACCTCTGTTGATGCTTATTTTCTGGTTTTATTTTCTCGCACCAATTGTGCTCGGGAAAACACTTCCGGAAGCTGAATCTGCTCTAGTTGCATTTACTGTTTTTACAGGTGCATATATTGCTGAGATTGTACGTGCTGGTGTTATTGCGCTGCCAAAAGGGCAGATGGAAGCATCACGTGCGGGTGGTCTCACTCATTTGCAGGCTATGCGCTACGTTATTTTGCCACAGGCGCTTCGCAATATGATTCCGTCTTTTGTTAACCAGTTTGTATCGTTGACAAAAGATACTTCGTTGGCATACGTTATTGGGGTTGTCGAACTCACTCGTGCCGCAGTACAGATTAACAACCGTACTCTTTCTGCTCCCATGGAGATCTATCTCACCATCCTTGTCATGTACTTCGTGATTTGTTACGTCCTTACTGCCTTGAGTCGAAAACTCGAAAAGAAAATGGCTCGATATCAGGCAAGAGGATAA
- a CDS encoding 50S ribosomal protein L11 methyltransferase — MADLVRLEIRVPEHTQDMATLVMVQQLNYGWEEENLPTGDILYRVHIENPVFCEEFLTALYSKVPEADVTRADVPNQDWMEAWRDFFTPVKIGEHFKVIAPWMCKTEPLEGRTPIVIEPKTAFGTGHHPTTALCLASVSKLASEGRIHEGQKFLDLGTGSGILGIGCVKLGLSGVGVDIDMLAIENTEENKVLNAVSSDSFEVYQGSADAVCGDFDVVLANILARPLMEMAVEIFKLVKPGGCLVLSGLLEIQANQVEAVYRELGLPEARRIVEGEWAALIWE; from the coding sequence ATGGCAGACCTTGTCAGACTAGAAATACGTGTACCTGAGCATACGCAGGATATGGCAACTCTTGTCATGGTTCAGCAGCTCAATTATGGCTGGGAGGAAGAAAATCTTCCTACTGGCGACATTCTCTACCGTGTTCACATTGAGAATCCGGTATTCTGTGAAGAATTCTTAACTGCGCTTTACAGTAAAGTACCGGAAGCTGATGTTACACGTGCAGATGTGCCTAATCAGGATTGGATGGAGGCATGGCGCGACTTCTTTACACCAGTGAAAATTGGTGAACACTTCAAGGTTATTGCGCCTTGGATGTGTAAAACGGAGCCGCTTGAAGGCCGTACCCCTATTGTGATTGAGCCTAAAACAGCATTCGGTACAGGGCATCACCCAACCACCGCGTTGTGTCTTGCATCTGTTTCCAAGCTTGCGTCTGAAGGACGTATCCACGAGGGGCAAAAGTTCCTTGATCTTGGAACAGGTTCCGGCATTCTCGGTATTGGTTGTGTTAAGCTTGGACTCTCTGGTGTAGGTGTTGATATTGACATGCTCGCCATTGAGAACACAGAAGAAAACAAAGTGCTCAACGCCGTTTCTTCTGACTCTTTCGAAGTCTACCAAGGTTCAGCTGACGCTGTATGCGGTGACTTTGATGTTGTGCTTGCAAATATTCTGGCACGTCCATTAATGGAAATGGCAGTGGAAATCTTTAAGCTTGTTAAACCGGGCGGCTGCCTTGTTCTTTCAGGCTTGCTTGAAATTCAGGCAAATCAGGTGGAAGCTGTCTACAGAGAATTAGGACTTCCAGAAGCACGTCGCATCGTCGAAGGCGAATGGGCTGCACTTATTTGGGAATAG